A stretch of Cucumis sativus cultivar 9930 chromosome 2, Cucumber_9930_V3, whole genome shotgun sequence DNA encodes these proteins:
- the LOC101203161 gene encoding neurogenic locus notch homolog protein 1 encodes MAISLFCDRWRVMASIVLALPLLLVFQSAKADDLNDLLSPLLSPIFENVCKEVNCGKGTCKTSGNGSFSFECDCDSGWKQTLFDDDDTDDDSNHFKFLPCIIPKCNLTHSCSSAPPPGVQTKPRTNETILDPCSWVDCGGGLCNKTSPLTYKCNCLEGYYNLLNITAFPCYKDCSIGMDCKELGIPVTNSPASTTSTSTTNNNNAASGLFLKQGSLSTISSVVMYVATLLLLII; translated from the exons ATGGCCATTTCTCTGTTTTGTGATCGTTGGAGAGTTATGGCTTCCATTGTGCTTGCTCTTCCTCTGCTACTCGTCTTTCAATCTGCTAAGGCTGATGATTTAAATGACCTATTGTCTCCTCTTCTCTCCCCCatttttg AAAATGTTTGCAAAGAAGTGAACTGTGGGAAGGGAACTTGTAAAACTTCTGGAAATGGGAGCTTCTCGTTTGAATGTGATTGTGATTCTGGATGGAAACAAACTctttttgatgatgatgatactGATGATGATAGTAATCACTTCAAATTTCTCCCCTGCATCATACCCAAAT GTAACTTGACTCACTCGTGCTCTTCGGCACCTCCACCGGGTGTGCAGACCAAACCAAGAACTAACGAAACGATACTTGATC CTTGTAGTTGGGTCGACTGTGGAGGCGGTTTGTGCAACAAGACGTCACCGTTGACATACAAATGTAATTGTTTGGAGGGTTACTATAATCTTCTCAACATCACTGCCTTTCCATGCTACAAAGATT GCTCTATAGGAATGGATTGCAAGGAACTGGGAATTCCAGTAACAAACTCACCTGCTTCTACAACTTCTACTTCAACTACAAATAACAACAATG CTGCTAGCGGATTATTTCTCAAACAAGGCTCCCTCTCAACGATTAGCTCGGTGGTAATGTACGTCGCTACACTGCTTCTTCTGATCATATAG
- the LOC101212161 gene encoding protein IQ-DOMAIN 14 isoform X1: MGKTSKWLRNFLTGKKDKEKEKCPSNQNFSEYPATPISIRHNPKEKKRWSFRRSSAAAAVAVLPRDSFPFPLEMVSTTMPVAAMDVESEEHKKQSLAMATAKAAMDVDYEEKKQAVAMVVAKAAAADAAMAAAQAAAAAIRLTEVAYVKATAFEEAAAIKIQSTFRSYLARKALRALRGLVKLQALARGHLVRKQAKATLRCMQALITAQARARAQRIKMIEATNNLSYQRQPFLAESVNDHFGYANHAAEENVKIVEMDRVEYKRGSKNRTSYEHVFATNHVSQVPSAKTDIDARGCSGHFEDYSICTVQSSPQDYLAKSKPDLSESGPIGFSTPECMQSMSFEYPMFPSYMANTKSSRAKARSQSAPKTRPESFERQPSRRKASTEGKSIPKAVQIQRSASLVGCAAQDLQYPLLMRLDKSTSSLNNSECGSTSTVLTNTNYRSLVTCEGYGNRSQ, from the exons ATGGGTAAGACAAGCAAATGGCTGAGGAATTTTCTGACAGGGAAGAAGgacaaagaaaaggaaaaatgccCAAGTAATCAGAATTTTTCTGAGTATCCAGCCACCCCGATATCGATCCGACACAATCCTAAAGAGAAAAAACGATGGAGTTTCAGAAGATCTTCAGCTGCAGCCGCCGTGGCAGTGTTGCCAAGAGACTCATTCCCATTTCCTCTTGAGATGGTGAGCACAACAATGCCTGTTGCTGCAATGGATGTAGAATCTGAGGAGCATAAGAAGCAAAGCTTAGCCATGGCAACAGCAAAAGCTGCAATGGATGTGGATTATGAAGAGAAAAAGCAAGCAGTGGCCATGGTAGTGGCAAAAGCTGCTGCTGCTGATGCTGCTATGGCTGCTGCACAGGCAGCAGCTGCAGCAATCCGGCTAACTGAAGTGGCCTATGTGAAAGCTACTGCATTTGAGGAGGCTGCAGCCATCAAGATTCAATCAACATTCCGGTCTTATTTG GCAAGAAAAGCACTCAGGGCGTTGAGAGGTTTAGTGAAGTTGCAAGCACTGGCTAGGGGTCATCTTGTTAGAAAACAGGCCAAAGCTACACTCCGGTGTATGCAAGCGTTGATCACAGCCCAGGCTCGAGCACGTGCACAACGGATCAAGATGATTGAAGCGACAAATAATCTTTCGTATCAACGACAACCATTCCTCGCTGAATCAGTTAATGATCACTTTGGTTATGCCAATCAt GCTGCTGAGGAAAATGTCAAGATTGTGGAGATGGATCGTGTAGAATACAAACGAGGCTCTAAGAACAGGACAAGCTATGAACATGTCTTTGCCACAAATCATGTCTCACAAGTACCATCAGCTAAAACCGACATCGACGCACGAGGTTGCAGCGGCCATTTCGAGGACTATTCCATCTGCACTGTACAAAGCAGTCCTCAAGATTATTTGGCCAAGTCTAAACCTGACCTCTCAGAAAGTGGTCCTATTGGTTTCTCCACGCCAGAATGTATGCAATCTATGTCCTTTGAATATCCAATGTTCCCAAGTTACATGGCCAATACCAAATCTTCAAGAGCGAAAGCTCGGTCACAAAGTGCACCAAAGACAAGACCTGAATCATTTGAGAGGCAGCCAAGCAGAAGGAAGGCCTCAACTGAAGGAAAAAGCATCCCCAAGGCCGTGCAAATACAGCGATCGGCTTCTCTCGTGGGTTGTGCTGCTCAAGACTTGCAGTATCCATTGTTGATGAGGCTTGACAAGTCCACAAGTTCTCTCAATAACAGTGAATGTGGCTCCACAAGTACAGTGCTCACAAATACCAACTACAGATCTCTTGTTACATGTGAA GGCTATGGAAACAGGTCCCAATAA
- the LOC101212161 gene encoding protein IQ-DOMAIN 14 isoform X2 — protein MGKTSKWLRNFLTGKKDKEKEKCPSNQNFSEYPATPISIRHNPKEKKRWSFRRSSAAAAVAVLPRDSFPFPLEMVSTTMPVAAMDVESEEHKKQSLAMATAKAAMDVDYEEKKQAVAMVVAKAAAADAAMAAAQAAAAAIRLTEVAYVKATAFEEAAAIKIQSTFRSYLARKALRALRGLVKLQALARGHLVRKQAKATLRCMQALITAQARARAQRIKMIEATNNLSYQRQPFLAESAAEENVKIVEMDRVEYKRGSKNRTSYEHVFATNHVSQVPSAKTDIDARGCSGHFEDYSICTVQSSPQDYLAKSKPDLSESGPIGFSTPECMQSMSFEYPMFPSYMANTKSSRAKARSQSAPKTRPESFERQPSRRKASTEGKSIPKAVQIQRSASLVGCAAQDLQYPLLMRLDKSTSSLNNSECGSTSTVLTNTNYRSLVTCEGYGNRSQ, from the exons ATGGGTAAGACAAGCAAATGGCTGAGGAATTTTCTGACAGGGAAGAAGgacaaagaaaaggaaaaatgccCAAGTAATCAGAATTTTTCTGAGTATCCAGCCACCCCGATATCGATCCGACACAATCCTAAAGAGAAAAAACGATGGAGTTTCAGAAGATCTTCAGCTGCAGCCGCCGTGGCAGTGTTGCCAAGAGACTCATTCCCATTTCCTCTTGAGATGGTGAGCACAACAATGCCTGTTGCTGCAATGGATGTAGAATCTGAGGAGCATAAGAAGCAAAGCTTAGCCATGGCAACAGCAAAAGCTGCAATGGATGTGGATTATGAAGAGAAAAAGCAAGCAGTGGCCATGGTAGTGGCAAAAGCTGCTGCTGCTGATGCTGCTATGGCTGCTGCACAGGCAGCAGCTGCAGCAATCCGGCTAACTGAAGTGGCCTATGTGAAAGCTACTGCATTTGAGGAGGCTGCAGCCATCAAGATTCAATCAACATTCCGGTCTTATTTG GCAAGAAAAGCACTCAGGGCGTTGAGAGGTTTAGTGAAGTTGCAAGCACTGGCTAGGGGTCATCTTGTTAGAAAACAGGCCAAAGCTACACTCCGGTGTATGCAAGCGTTGATCACAGCCCAGGCTCGAGCACGTGCACAACGGATCAAGATGATTGAAGCGACAAATAATCTTTCGTATCAACGACAACCATTCCTCGCTGAATCA GCTGCTGAGGAAAATGTCAAGATTGTGGAGATGGATCGTGTAGAATACAAACGAGGCTCTAAGAACAGGACAAGCTATGAACATGTCTTTGCCACAAATCATGTCTCACAAGTACCATCAGCTAAAACCGACATCGACGCACGAGGTTGCAGCGGCCATTTCGAGGACTATTCCATCTGCACTGTACAAAGCAGTCCTCAAGATTATTTGGCCAAGTCTAAACCTGACCTCTCAGAAAGTGGTCCTATTGGTTTCTCCACGCCAGAATGTATGCAATCTATGTCCTTTGAATATCCAATGTTCCCAAGTTACATGGCCAATACCAAATCTTCAAGAGCGAAAGCTCGGTCACAAAGTGCACCAAAGACAAGACCTGAATCATTTGAGAGGCAGCCAAGCAGAAGGAAGGCCTCAACTGAAGGAAAAAGCATCCCCAAGGCCGTGCAAATACAGCGATCGGCTTCTCTCGTGGGTTGTGCTGCTCAAGACTTGCAGTATCCATTGTTGATGAGGCTTGACAAGTCCACAAGTTCTCTCAATAACAGTGAATGTGGCTCCACAAGTACAGTGCTCACAAATACCAACTACAGATCTCTTGTTACATGTGAA GGCTATGGAAACAGGTCCCAATAA
- the LOC101202929 gene encoding stress-induced-phosphoprotein 1: protein MAEAETGSATGNSGGVPEPSLKDKGNEFFKAGNYLKAAALYTQAIKLDPSNHALYSNRAAAFLHLVKLNKALADAEMTIKLSPQWEKGYFRKGCILEAMEKYDDALSAFQTALQYNPQSAEVSRKIKRVSQLVKDKKRAQEVEKKRSNIDMTKHLDKLKSELSEKYGSEECWKDIFSFLVETMEAAVRSWHETSNVDAKVYYLLDNEKTDTEKYAPVVNIDKAFESPHTHSDCFQFLRKYAEDSVSRAACLVTPKSLISYPQVWKGQGSRKWKHGQHDGFFVQLETPSLRKLWFVPSSSELGRPLCRDPEVLDIAAHELLPRIFKEKLLST, encoded by the exons ATGGCGGAAGCAGAGACAGGATCAGCTACCGGTAACAGTGGGGGAGTGCCGGAACCGTCGCTTAAAGACAAGGGCAATGAGTTTTTTAAAGCCGGGAACTATCTCAAAGCTGCTGCACTTTACACCCAAGCTATTAAACTAGACCCGTCAAATCACGCTCTTTATAG CAACCGTGCTGCTGCATTTCTTCATCTAGTTAAGCTTAACAAAGCACTTGCAGATGCTGAGATGACAATTAAATTGAGCCCACAGTGGGAAAAG GGATATTTCAGAAAGGGATGCATATTGGAAGCCATGGAAAAATATGATGAT GCTTTGTCTGCATTTCAAACAGCCTTGCAGTATAATCCACAAAGTGCAGAAGTCTCAAGAAAGATTAAAAGGGTTTCACAATTGgtgaaagataaaaagaggGCACAAGAAGTGGAGAAAAAGAGATCAAATATAGATATGACGAAACACTTGGATAAGCTGAAATCTGAACTG TCTGAAAAATATGGCTCAGAAGAATGCTGGAAagacatattttcttttcttgttgaGACTATGGAGGCTGCTGTTAGATCCTGGCATGAAACGTCTAATGTGGATGCTAAAGTGTACTATCTTCTCGATAACGAAAAGACGGACACTGAAAAATATGCTCCAGTCGTAAACATTGATAAG GCATTTGAATCACCCCACACGCACAGTGactgttttcaatttttgaggAAATATGCTGAGGATTCAGTCTCCCGAGCAGCATGCTTAGTAACTCCCAAAAGCTTGATATCTTACCCACAG GTCTGGAAGGGTCAAGGTTCAAGAAAATGGAAGCATGGGCAGCATGATGGTTTCTTTGTGCAGCTCGAAACCCCTTCCTTAAGAAAGCTATGGTTTGTTCCTAGTTCTAGTGAACTGGGACGACCATTGTGCCg GGATCCTGAGGTTCTGGATATTGCTGCCCATGAATTACTACCGCgcatatttaaagaaaagctGCTAAGCACTTAG